The following coding sequences lie in one Devosia litorisediminis genomic window:
- a CDS encoding DUF1294 domain-containing protein produces the protein MTRSGELVQWNNKGGYGFVRDQAGNDFYVHISKLVDGQLRPRIGDQLTFSIATGRNGRPAAINVAVSQAAPLPNRTMRDIKRSPSSLSSYKVGLRTAAATVMTLLILLAIATERVPVWFGGSYALMGAASALLYRFDKLYALSGRWRVSETNLHVVDFCFGIIGGLAAQEVYRHKTVKPRFVAATWTIALVHVIGLAALALGWVSIALP, from the coding sequence ATGACGCGTTCTGGCGAGCTGGTGCAGTGGAATAATAAGGGCGGCTACGGCTTCGTGCGCGATCAGGCGGGCAATGATTTCTATGTCCACATTTCCAAGCTCGTTGATGGCCAATTGCGCCCCCGCATTGGCGATCAGCTGACCTTTTCTATCGCTACCGGCCGCAATGGCCGCCCTGCCGCGATCAATGTCGCGGTGTCCCAGGCCGCCCCACTACCCAATCGGACAATGCGCGACATCAAGCGCTCACCGAGCTCGTTGTCGAGCTACAAGGTGGGGCTGCGGACTGCGGCGGCCACGGTGATGACCCTGCTGATTCTGCTGGCCATAGCGACCGAGCGTGTGCCGGTCTGGTTTGGTGGCAGCTATGCCCTGATGGGAGCGGCATCCGCCCTGCTCTATCGCTTCGACAAGCTCTATGCGCTCAGCGGCCGATGGCGGGTCAGTGAGACCAATCTGCATGTCGTCGATTTCTGCTTTGGCATTATCGGCGGGCTGGCAGCCCAGGAAGTCTATCGCCACAAGACGGTCAAACCGCGCTTTGTTGCCGCCACCTGGACCATTGCGCTGGTGCATGTGATCGGGCTGGCGGCGCTGGCCCTGGGTTGGGTCAGCATCGCCTTGCCCTGA
- the aceA gene encoding isocitrate lyase: MLDQPKFAAPDYAPDRWRNITRNYAPSDVERLAGSLPIRHTLAEHGARQLWNLLQNEDFVPTLGTFTGNQAVQQVKAGLKAIYLSGWQVAADANSSGNMYPDQSLYPVDSVPAVVKRINKALQRADQIQTMERTDGISTTDLDFFVPIIADAEAGFGGALNAFELMKAMIEAGAAAVHFEDQLASEKKCGHLGGKVLVPTSQFIRTLNAARLAADVMGVPTLIMARTDAEAARLITSDIDEQDAPFVTGERTAEGFYRLKGGIDAAIARGIAYAPYADLIWCETSTPDLAEARKFAEAVRKVHPEQMLAYNCSPSFNWAKHMDEAAMASFQREIAAMGYKYQFITLAGFHNLSLSTFELARAYKADGMAGYSRLQQAEFTAEQHGFSAVRHQREVGTSYFDAVSMAVSQGKSATTAMGESTETAQFH, translated from the coding sequence ATGCTCGACCAACCAAAATTTGCCGCCCCCGACTACGCCCCGGATCGTTGGCGCAATATTACCCGCAATTATGCGCCCAGCGATGTGGAGCGGCTGGCGGGTTCATTGCCCATCCGCCACACCTTGGCCGAGCACGGCGCCAGGCAATTATGGAACCTGCTGCAGAATGAAGACTTTGTGCCGACGCTGGGCACGTTTACCGGCAATCAGGCGGTGCAGCAGGTCAAGGCGGGGCTCAAAGCGATCTATCTGTCGGGCTGGCAGGTGGCGGCAGACGCCAATAGCAGCGGCAATATGTATCCTGACCAGAGCCTTTACCCGGTCGATAGCGTGCCCGCCGTGGTCAAGCGCATCAACAAGGCGCTGCAGCGGGCCGACCAGATCCAGACCATGGAGCGCACCGACGGTATTTCGACGACGGATCTGGATTTCTTCGTGCCCATCATTGCCGATGCCGAGGCGGGATTTGGCGGGGCCCTGAACGCGTTCGAGCTGATGAAGGCAATGATCGAAGCGGGCGCGGCCGCCGTGCATTTCGAGGATCAGCTGGCGAGCGAGAAGAAGTGCGGCCATCTCGGTGGCAAGGTGCTGGTGCCGACCAGCCAGTTCATCCGCACGCTCAATGCCGCCCGGCTGGCCGCCGATGTGATGGGGGTGCCCACGCTGATCATGGCGCGCACAGATGCCGAAGCCGCCCGACTGATCACCTCCGACATTGACGAGCAGGATGCACCCTTTGTCACCGGCGAACGTACCGCCGAAGGGTTCTACCGGCTCAAGGGCGGTATCGATGCTGCCATTGCCCGCGGTATTGCCTATGCGCCCTATGCCGATCTGATCTGGTGCGAGACCAGCACGCCCGATCTGGCCGAAGCCCGCAAGTTCGCTGAAGCGGTGCGCAAGGTGCATCCGGAACAGATGCTGGCCTATAACTGCTCGCCCAGCTTCAACTGGGCCAAGCATATGGACGAGGCCGCCATGGCCAGCTTCCAGCGCGAGATTGCGGCGATGGGCTATAAATACCAGTTCATCACGCTGGCCGGCTTCCACAATCTGAGCCTGTCCACCTTTGAGCTGGCCCGCGCCTACAAGGCCGATGGCATGGCGGGGTATTCCCGGCTGCAGCAGGCCGAGTTCACGGCAGAACAGCATGGGTTTTCAGCGGTGCGGCACCAGCGTGAAGTGGGCACGAGCTATTTCGATGCGGTCTCGATGGCAGTCAGCCAGGGCAAGAGCGCCACGACCGCAATGGGCGAATCAACCGAGACCGCCCAGTTCCACTAG
- a CDS encoding helix-turn-helix domain-containing protein: MNEHADMQIGGRIKRLRRTRKLAQADLAAALGISASYLNLIEHNRRKVTVPLLFAIAGHFGVEPGELVDSDEGRLLGDLMEAFGDDIFADSDVTNLEIRDLAQANPAAARAILKLYDRYRLVAKSSGTPAAEGAGEPFHLATDAISDFLQENANHFPALEAAAERVRADIDRSGDSFEFGLRIYLLNVFGVETRLASLPHGIARQFDERRSHLLVSDILPTESGLFLVAHQLGQLAVAGEIEAIIAASSLPEGDAPILARNVLSAYFAAALIMPYEPFLRACRDYRYDIERVGRRFGASFEQVCHRMTTLQRPGASGIPLHLVRTDIAGNISKRFSLSGIHIPRHSGACPRWNIYSAFLAPERINIQLSQMPDGQRYFCIARTIVKGDHRYNAPRRYMSIGLGCSIHHAKELIYSDGMDLTGDSQMVPIGVGCRICPRMECGQRAHPPADHRFELDQANRPESLYARM; encoded by the coding sequence ATGAACGAGCATGCAGACATGCAGATTGGCGGGCGCATCAAGCGCCTGCGCCGGACGCGCAAGTTGGCGCAGGCTGATCTGGCTGCGGCGCTGGGTATTTCTGCCAGCTATCTCAATCTGATCGAACACAATCGGCGCAAGGTCACCGTGCCCTTGCTGTTTGCCATTGCTGGCCATTTCGGCGTCGAACCGGGTGAACTGGTCGACAGCGATGAGGGACGCTTGCTGGGCGATCTGATGGAAGCCTTTGGCGACGACATCTTTGCCGATAGCGACGTGACGAACCTTGAAATCCGCGATCTGGCCCAGGCCAATCCGGCGGCCGCCCGCGCCATTCTCAAGCTCTATGACCGCTATCGTCTGGTCGCCAAATCCAGTGGAACGCCCGCCGCAGAGGGCGCCGGTGAACCCTTTCATCTGGCAACGGACGCGATTTCCGACTTCCTGCAGGAAAATGCCAACCACTTCCCGGCGCTTGAGGCAGCCGCAGAACGTGTTCGCGCCGATATTGACCGCTCGGGTGACAGCTTCGAGTTCGGCCTGCGCATCTATCTGCTCAACGTGTTCGGTGTCGAAACGCGACTGGCCTCATTGCCCCACGGCATTGCCCGCCAGTTCGACGAGCGACGCAGCCACCTGCTGGTCTCCGACATTCTGCCCACCGAATCCGGTTTGTTTCTGGTGGCCCATCAACTGGGACAGTTGGCGGTGGCAGGTGAAATCGAGGCGATTATCGCGGCGTCGAGCCTGCCCGAGGGCGATGCGCCAATCCTGGCGCGCAATGTGCTCTCGGCCTATTTCGCCGCCGCGCTGATCATGCCCTATGAGCCGTTTCTGCGTGCCTGCCGCGACTATCGCTACGATATCGAACGCGTTGGGCGCCGTTTTGGCGCCAGTTTCGAGCAGGTCTGTCATCGCATGACCACGCTGCAACGCCCTGGTGCATCGGGCATTCCGCTGCATCTGGTGCGCACCGATATTGCCGGCAATATCTCCAAGCGCTTCTCGCTTTCGGGCATCCATATTCCGCGCCATTCGGGCGCCTGCCCGCGCTGGAATATCTATTCGGCGTTTCTGGCGCCAGAACGGATCAATATCCAGCTCAGCCAGATGCCTGACGGGCAGCGCTATTTCTGTATTGCCCGCACCATCGTCAAAGGCGACCACCGCTACAATGCGCCGCGCCGCTATATGTCGATCGGTCTGGGCTGCTCGATCCACCATGCCAAGGAGCTGATCTATTCCGATGGCATGGACCTGACCGGCGACAGCCAGATGGTCCCGATCGGCGTGGGCTGCCGCATCTGTCCGCGCATGGAATGCGGCCAGCGCGCCCATCCTCCGGCCGACCATCGCTTCGAGCT